From the genome of Gambusia affinis linkage group LG04, SWU_Gaff_1.0, whole genome shotgun sequence:
CTGATGAAGACCGCTCGAACCCGGATGAGAACGCCGGTCTCCTGCCCTAAGGTACAGATAGTCACCACCCAGAGCCTTCCCTTCAGAAGAGCTGAGATGTTCCAAGTGTTTCAAACACTATTTTAAGTGCAGTGTGGCTTCTCTTGCATGTAGGTGATGGTGGTGGTTGGAGGTCAGGCGCCGAAGGCCATCCGAAGTGTTGAGTGTTTCGACTTTGAGGAGCAGCGATGGTACCAAGTGGCTGAACTTCCTACTAGAAGATGCAGAGCAGGTAGGAAAACCTGAACTGCTAAAACTGCCTTGTGATAGTATTCTCGCTCCATGAACTTTTTCCATGCCACTaacctgaaaatgtttagcTCAGATTTTATTTCGAAGAGCAACTCAAAGTAGTGCTTAATTATagaaaagtggaagaaaaactatGGAGTGTTTGTAATAGTTTCTCCCTCGAGAGCTGTGGACCTTGATTTGGTGATTGAACTGGGCCAAATGTGAAATCCCTTCTAGGGGAGTGAATATGTTTGCATTGCTCTGAATAAAGTGCTGTGTACTCTGAAGATGGTGAAAAGCTGTGTCACCAGAGTACGCATAGACCAGCCTAAGGCTTCCTCTATGATTTACAGAAACCTCCAAGCGAACACCAGTAAATAACTACCGGTACTTGGCGTTAAATTCACTGGTGTGTGTTGGGTCTGCAGGTGTGGTGTACATGGGGGGGTCTGTGTATGCTGTGGGTGGTTTCAACGGCTCTTTGCGAGTGCGGACGGTGGACTGCTACGAACCGGTGATGGACCGCTGGACGAGCGTGAGCAGCATGCAGGACCGCAGGTCGACGCTCGGCGCCGCTGTGCTCAACGGACTCCTGTATGCCGTAGGCGGCTTCGACGGCAGCAGAGGTACCGCTTCCTCCTTCTCTGGTTGAAACCTGATGAGACGTGTTTGTGAAGCGATGGATGACGGACGGTTTTTCCTCTGACTGGTTCATTCTCTGTGACTGCAGGTCTTTCCACAGTTGAGGCCTACAACGCCAAGACTGACGAGTGGTTCCACGTGTTGCCCATGAGCACCCGGCGCAGCAGCGTAGGAGTCGGTGTTGTCAACGGTGATTGCAGCcctgattttaatttgaaggtTGACAAATAGGTGGTACAAACAGCGCatgaaataacaaatatttagcCGGTTTCATTGAACCCCGCGAGCTTTTTACCGCTGTCCGGCGGAGTTCgctttttggagtttttttttttttgtcctcctcGCTGTCCGAGAGTGACACCTGCCACGCTCCTCCTTAGCACCACACTAAGACCGCTGTAGATTTACAGGTAAACCACTTTAAATACCATTAGTTGTTCAATTTGAAATGATTTCCGATGCTTCCAGGGATCCTGTACGCTGTGGGAGGTTATGATGGAGCTACCAGGCAGTGCTTGAGTACAGTGGAAGCTTATAATCCTAAAAGCAACGCGTGGAGCTACATAGCGGAGATGGGCACGAGACGCAGTGGAGCAGGTGTGTGATTGTGTCATCAAATGTGAGTTTAAATTTTGTTAAAGGGTTAGTATTATGTATTACAAAATTAACGTTTGttaagctttacatcatgttacaatgttatttcgtcatcaaaaacatgccgTGTcaccttgattctttcatgcatgtttgaaaaatttgtttaaCTTGCCATGGAAACCACTCAGCTGTTTAAGTGGACTGATAGAgctgcaataaacaataaaataaaaacaaataaaactcagtCAGTGAGTTCATGACTCCATGCCGTCTGCAGGGTTTTCTTAGAAATATATAGCTACTTTTTCCAACTACTTGGCTTAATTAATTGAGGGCACTGTattgtttgataactaggatcaattgGAATATTTGTATGATTgaattgaagtttttttttttttttttaagtgcctTGAGACGATATTTGTTGTGATTTGGtgcaatgcaaataaaatgtaatttaattccGCCACAGGTAATTGGCTAGTTTGTGCAAGTAACAACTCTCTTTGGTGTTGAAGTTCTTACTGAGGGAAGAAGACTGATAGTTTGGTGGTTTATCTATTTCAGACGTGTCTAAAATATAAGAAACTACTagaaaaactcttaaaaaaaaggCACACTACTAATGTTGACATCTCTAATCCTGTTTATTGGTAAAATCAGATACTCAAAAGTTGTGTTACTGCAACACAATTGACCAGATAATCTGCATCTGATCCTGTACGGTGCTTTTCCCAGGTGTGGGTGTGTTAAAAGGTTTGCTGTATGCTGTGGGGGGGCATGACGGTCCGTTGGTGAGGAAGAGCTGTGAAGTTTACGATCCAGCCACCAACAGCTGGAGGCAGGTAGCCGACATGAACATGTGTCGACGGAACGCAGGTGAGTCAGGAGGATTCCCACCTGGACGCATCAGATGCTGGATTTTTCCACTGGTGGATGTTTGTCTCCGTGTGTCTGTGCTTTCAGGAGTGTGTGCTGTAAACAACCTGCTGTACGTGGTGGGAGGCGACGACGGCAGCTGCAACTTGGCCTCGGTGGAGTTCTACAATCCAACCACTGACAAGTGGATGCTATTGCCAGCCTGCATGAGCACAGGCCGCAGTTATGCAGGTCAGAGAAGCACGTCGAGTCACAGACACAATGTGACTTTTCCCAAGTTTTtttaaacccttttttttttatataaaaatatttgaaatgtgaatTATTGGGTTCATACTGTGAAAACCACATTGTGCtgcaattaaagctgcagatatTTTAGAATATGTCACCTTCCAGATGTTTGCTGTGCTTTGgactgaaacacattttactttctTCTACAAGAGCGTTCGGCATGTCCACTAtcgacttaaagttttatcacaaaattTTGTAGTACTATTAttataatgataaaaaatgacaataagaactatttttttttaggtatgtTTGTGACGATCATAACTCCTTTAGTAAACctgtcacataaagacagtaaCTGCATTAATCATATTTATTGATAGTTATTGATATGCCTTTATTGAAGAaacagtggaggaaaaaaagcaaaactaacaaTTTCGACAATCTGGACAGTTTTAGGGGTTTTTAAACTTCATCAATTGTAATTTATCGCGACAAGGATAAATCAAAATTgtattgtgataaatttatcacaataaatgataaacgatacaacAAATGCCCAACCCTATGTCTTCCATCCTTTGCTCAAAAGAGTGGTGACAATAGCAGGCAAATTAACATTCCTTAGTATTGTGTAGAATACTGCCCCTTGTGTcagcttcttaaagaggcagagaggcaaggcattaaattaagtaaaattactttttagtcatatttgatatgtacagcggttttagaacaactgaaggtaatataaGTACTTAATTGTGCTACATAATTGCAGTAGGAACCTGGAAACCCCTTACATGTTGTTGCTTCTCTGATAaatcctaaatatttagcaGAGTTGGCTCTAGTTTTGAAATGTTCCCATGTTATGTACAGCTTTCTGAACATCTACAGGGCTTTGTGCATTTCGTGTGATATGACCAATGTGTGAGACATGGCAGGAGTAATGCAGCTCCGCTTCCTCCGTGTTGCAGGTGTGACGGTGATCGACAAGCCCTTATGACTGCTCCTGACTCCTGCCTGTGATTAAAAAGTGGAAATGCGTTCTGCTGAACACCGATCTTGGATCTGTCTTCGATGCCAATGCGGAGATAGGCAGCATTAGCACAGCCACCGACGAAGATGTTGATGCTGGGAATGATGAAGGTTCTTGCACTTACATTGGGAGGCGCCGCAGCGGACAAGGGGCGTCGAACCTGCGTTTATTTTGGTTCCCAGCGGGACTGTGGCAGCGGAGGATACAGTCGGGTTGGAAGCACCACCTGGATCACTGCAGTGCCATTGAAACGCTACTGATATGAAGCTGCTATGACTGCAAAGTTACTTTAACACTAGTTAATTTTAACACAAACCAGATacgagagagagagcgagagagagaccACCCGTCAGATCTGTGGCAGAGCGAAGGAGAGGAGgagcagttctgtttttattcctccGGAGAGGAAGCTGGTGTGCTTGCGTATTAAGGTGCTCCATTGCTCGCACATGtaagcatgtttttgtttgcatcagAGAGTCTGTGCGGTGAGGCCTTTTTTTCGACGCTGCATGAACACACTTTGTCTGACTTCTTGGCTATCCCAGTGTTGCAGCGAGGCCCGGATGAGTGCCTGAATGTCAGAgtcctccatgtttgttttgtagcttCGGTACTGGAACCAGGACAGCCGCTATTCTGAGATAAACAAATCATGACTTTAGGATGGTGTATTAGCTAGTGTTGAGGCAGAATAACAGAATGTTAAAAAGCACTTGAGAACATgattatgtacatttttttgttgaaataggAGACTTTAATTTTGTCAGGAAGAGAGAGAGTGGAGTCTTGTTAACTAGCGGCCATATTTGCCGTGGTTAGAAACACTAATGAAAGCAACAGCAGACTGAACTCAATGCATGGACTCTGTCTCTAACCTGTTCGCCAGTTTCCTCCTTTCCTTTGGTGTAATGACGTTTATAACTACTGCACACCCTGACGTAATATGAATGTGCCAATTTTAATGTCtcctcttttctgtctctttttatgGCTCCGTGTTTCTGatctcttctctctttctggAAAGTGACCAAACCTCCTCCTGAGTTTCTCTCTCTTCTGTCTCTTTCATTTCTTGCTATTGTCAGAGTCGCTCTGAAAAAGTGAAAGTGGTATCGCTGTTTCTCGTCAGTGTATTGATGAATGTCATGTAGGCTTAtaactctgaaaatgttttattacatgttttatattatcATTAAT
Proteins encoded in this window:
- the klhl2 gene encoding kelch-like protein 2 isoform X3 — protein: MRKAFKVMNELRSQSLLCDVTIVAEDVEIAAHRVVLAAGSPYFHAMFTGEMTESRAKRVRIKEMGGWTLGLLVDYIYTAEIQVTEDNVQVTKHSVALLPAAGLLQLSEVKKACCEFLGSQLHPSNCLGIRAFADLHACSQLLSLANSYAEHNFTEVVGSEEFLNLGMEQVSSLIASDKLTIPSEEKVFEAVIAWVNHDKDVRQEHLAHLMEHVRLPLLSREYLVQRVEEEFLIKNSSACKDYLIEAMKYHLLPADQRALMKTARTRMRTPVSCPKVMVVVGGQAPKAIRSVECFDFEEQRWYQVAELPTRRCRAGVVYMGGSVYAVGGFNGSLRVRTVDCYEPVMDRWTSVSSMQDRRSTLGAAVLNGLLYAVGGFDGSRGLSTVEAYNAKTDEWFHVLPMSTRRSSVGVGVVNGILYAVGGYDGATRQCLSTVEAYNPKSNAWSYIAEMGTRRSGAGVGVLKGLLYAVGGHDGPLVRKSCEVYDPATNSWRQVADMNMCRRNAGVCAVNNLLYVVGGDDGSCNLASVEFYNPTTDKWMLLPACMSTGRSYAGVTVIDKPL
- the klhl2 gene encoding kelch-like protein 2 isoform X2: MVHSAGPSFQPLKNTGIMDSHPLCTRLCPHSLDKEDGVERQGPVTLNPRHMRKAFKVMNELRSQSLLCDVTIVAEDVEIAAHRVVLAAGSPYFHAMFTGEMTESRAKRVRIKEMGGWTLGLLVDYIYTAEIQVTEDNVQALLPAAGLLQLSEVKKACCEFLGSQLHPSNCLGIRAFADLHACSQLLSLANSYAEHNFTEVVGSEEFLNLGMEQVSSLIASDKLTIPSEEKVFEAVIAWVNHDKDVRQEHLAHLMEHVRLPLLSREYLVQRVEEEFLIKNSSACKDYLIEAMKYHLLPADQRALMKTARTRMRTPVSCPKVMVVVGGQAPKAIRSVECFDFEEQRWYQVAELPTRRCRAGVVYMGGSVYAVGGFNGSLRVRTVDCYEPVMDRWTSVSSMQDRRSTLGAAVLNGLLYAVGGFDGSRGLSTVEAYNAKTDEWFHVLPMSTRRSSVGVGVVNGILYAVGGYDGATRQCLSTVEAYNPKSNAWSYIAEMGTRRSGAGVGVLKGLLYAVGGHDGPLVRKSCEVYDPATNSWRQVADMNMCRRNAGVCAVNNLLYVVGGDDGSCNLASVEFYNPTTDKWMLLPACMSTGRSYAGVTVIDKPL